Proteins from one Cryptomeria japonica chromosome 4, Sugi_1.0, whole genome shotgun sequence genomic window:
- the LOC131069049 gene encoding protein mago nashi homolog 2, producing MAEDAGEFYVRYYVGHKGKFGHEFLEFEFRPDGKLRYANNSNYKNDTMIRKEVFLTEAVLRECRRIISESEIMKEDDNNWPEPDRVGRQELEIVMGNEHISFTTSKIGSLVDVQSSKDPEGLRIFYYLVQDLKCFVFSLIGLHFKIKPI from the exons ATGGCAGAGGATGCGGGAGAGTTTTACGTTCGGTATTATGTGGGGCACAAGGGCAAATTCGGCCACGAGTTTCTCGAGTTCGAATTTCGTCCTGATGGCAAGCTTCGTTATGCGAACAATTCAAACTATAAAAATGATACCATGATTCGCAAAGAGGTTTTTCTAACCGAGGCCGTGCTCAGAGAATGTCGTCGGATTATCTCAGAGAGCGAG ATCATGAAGGAAGATGACAATAACTGGCCTGAGCCTGATAGAGTTGGGCGACAGGAGCTTGAAATAGTGATGGGGAATGAACACATTTCATTTACAACTTCCAAAATAGGGTCATTGGTTGATGTGCAGAGCAGCAAGGATCCTGAAGGCCTTCGTATTTTTTATTATCTCGTTCAG GATCTTAAGTGCTTTGTGTTCTCCCTCATTGGCTTGCACTTTAAGATAAAACCTATCTAA